In the Pontibacillus sp. HMF3514 genome, GGATATAGTTGTTTTCATGTGTTACCCTCCAAAACGTTAAGATTGATGCTTTTCTATAAAACGACGGATTCGAATGGCCGCTTCTTCTAATTGGTCTAATGATGTTGCATAGGATAGACGTATATTTTCTTCTGCTCCAAAACCTGAGCCAGGTACTAGTGCAACTTTCTCTTCCTCAAGTAAAGCCTTAACCCAGTCGTCTACGCTATCAAATCCATTCGACTTGGCAGCTTTCTGAACATTAGGGAATAAATAAAAGGCCCCCTTAGGTTTTACACATTCTACTCCTGGGATATCTGAGATCCACTCATAAAGCTTCTCTAAACGATGACTAAATGCGTTTTTCATTTCCTCTACAGCATCTTGAGATGAAGTATAGGCTGACAATGCAGCATATTGCGCAATCGTTGTAGGATTAGAAGTAGAGTGTGAAGCTAAGTTTGTCATAGCCTTAATCAACTTTTCATCACCAATTGCATAGCCAATTCTCCAACCCGTCATTGCATGAGATTTTGATACACCATTAATGATGACTGTTTGATTTTTTAACTCATTAGAGATTTGAGCCATGGAAGTATGAGATTCATCACCATAGATCAATTTCTCATAGATCTCATCTGAAATGATCATGATATTTCTTCTCAGACATACTTCACCAATAGCTTGCAATTCTTCTTTCGAATACAGCATACCTGTTGGATTAGATGGTGAGTTAATGATAATCGCTCTAGTACGATCTGTAATCGTTTCTTCAATTTGCTCTGGAGTTAATTTGAAGTCATTATCTTCACTTGCTTTTACGATTACAGGTGTCCCTTCCGCTAGCTTAATTTGTTCAGGATAACTTACCCAGTAAGGGGCAGGCACAATAACCTCATCACCTGGATTTAAAAGTGCTTGAAACAACGTATATAAGGCATGTTTAGCTCCGGTTGTTACAATTACTTGTTTCGGATCATATGTAAGCTGGTTATCCTGTTGATACTTCTGAACAATAGCCTCTTTTAAAGCTGGAATACCACCAGAGGGCGTGTAGTTGGTTTGACCTTCTCTCATTGCCTTTTCAGCTGCATCTAAGATATGTTCAGGCGTATTAAAATCGGGCTCTCCAGCACCTAGTGCAATAACGTCATGACCTTCAGCTTTTAATGCGTTCGCCATTGCTGTAATCGCTAATGTACTTGAAGGGGTTAAGGATTGAACACGTTTAGCTAATTCCATATGAGGTCCTCCTTCTTGATCTATTGTTTTAATCGATATTGTTCATATTTTTTGGCGTTTTTCATGTAATAATAATCAAATACGTAACGACTTTGAGGATCATAATACGTTATTTCCCATAAAGGTTTTTGATTATCTATTGCTGGTGTGATTTTCTCAAAGTCACACCCCTGACAATTGTTACGCCACTGAGATAAGATTTGGTCTTTAGAGACAGTATTTTGTTTAGAAACATAACTGATATTTAGCTGCTCTTGTTCTTCAGTTGCTTTTGCTTTCTCAACAAATGCAAATCCTTCTTCTCCATTAGGTTCCACGCCTGCTACTATATCATAACGAGCCGCTCCATGGTAGCGATAAACGGTTGAAACTTTTTCAATAGGTGTTTCTTTTATTGCCATTTCCTTTGATTCAGAAAAGGTATCCGTTTTCTCTTGCATGATACTGACATATAAGTACAGTGAATACCCTATGGCCAACAAAAATAGGATACCTATGCCTACTATGGCATAACGGATTCGTCTATGTTCTATAGATCGTGAAAATCGCTTTGTTTTCATCATTCTCATCCAATGCTAATCCAAACATTAAGTCGTCTCGCTTAAGCGTACGATTTAATGAATCGACAATTTTGTATAAATCTTTTGTGTATTCCACTGTTGTGGTTGATAATACCTCAATTTTATCTCCCATTGTTGACCCTCCAAAGGTTAATCCTTCACTTTTCAAATGAAATGAGCCACATCTATACGTTTTAAATATTGCCTATCATATTCCCTTTATAAACGCACAAAATAGTACTGTACCCCATTACAAATACTTCTTAATTATAACAAGAATCCATTTACAATTTGATGGTGTAGCCTAAATTTTTTAAACTTCCTAACCTATACTTACCTGTGCGTCTTACGTACAGGTCTTTTTATTATGGTTTTTGTTGATGGTAAATAAAAGCCCACACGTACTGGTGTGAGCTTTTATTTATTTGGGATGCATATCATAGTCCTCTAAATTGCAATGAATTGTTGTAGTCCCCACTTTTCTAAGCTGGTAAACATCAATCCAGGACTCATTCAATCGTTCAAGCAGACCTTCATTTGGACTGATTCCTTTTAAGGGATAGATCATAGCAACATGAGGATCCACTTTTTCTAATAAATCAATGGAAGGAGATTGTGTTCGAGCGTAGTCCCCTACTTTCAAAATTTCAGCTTGTATTGTGCCATTATTGATTAAATCCTTTTCTACCTCAACTCTTCCACTAGCTAAATACAATATGGATGTCTTGCCATATATAATATATAAAGACATTTCATCTTCTGTATCAGCTGGTAAAACTCTAAATGATAAACCTGGTGAAACCTCATGTTTTTCTCCTTTTTTCCAAATAGCATGTTGTATTGTTGACTCTTCTGATGTACACATAGGAGATAAATCTTCTGAGTAAATGAGCTGTTGAACATGATAACGCTTGATTAACCGTGTGGCATTTCCACAAGTTGTTTTATTTTGGTTTGTAAAAATAATCGAATCAAGTTGTTTAACTCCTAAATTATTCATTTGCTCTAGCAGTATTTTTTCACTTATTTTGGAGCCTGTATTAACAAGGTAATTTTCCCCATGTCCCGTTTGAATTAACATTGCTTCTCCATCAGGCAAAGAGAAAAATACAAATAACACTTCTTCCCCATTAATATCAATTTTGCTAGCGTCTACAATGTTTTGTGATGAATTCAACACGATGATAAGGACCAATAAAATCATGAACTTTTTCACGTTACTCACACCTTAATAAAACTGACTCCTTCAAGGTTTTATAAGAGTCGCTTTATATAGGATGTGTATTTTTGAGGGAAGTTATCATAACCATCTTCTCGCCTCTTCCATTAATTTATGAGTTGAATCAAAATGTACTGGAATTGAAGGTATTGAATCGATAAAATACTTTCCATACTTTGCTTTCATGATACGGTCATCACAAACCATTACGATTCCACGATCCTGACTGGACCGAATCAATCTTCCAAAGCCTTGCTTAAACCGTATAACAGCATTCGGCAATGAGAGTTCCATAAAAGCATTTTTACCTTGTGATTTCAAAGCATCTGATTTTGCTTTATAAACAGGGTGATCAGGTGGTTGAAATGGTAAACGTACAATGACAACAGATGTTAGATCCTGTCCCGGAATATCGACACCTTCCCAAAATGAACTGGTTCCAAATAATATAGCTTGATCAAATGCTTGGAAATTCTTTTTTAATCGTGACCGACTTCCGCTAGATACTCCCTGAGCAATTAGAATAAACTCTTCCTGATCAATAAACTCTTTCATCGCAGAATATGTCTTCTTCAACATGTCATACGATGTAAAGAGGACCAGCATTCTACCTTTCGTAATGGTGGCTAAGGAATAAATGGCTTCACATGTTGCGTAAATAAAGTCTTCTTGGTCTCCATATTTAATATTTGGAAAATCATTAGGAATCATCAACTGAACTTGATCTTCATAATGAAATGGAGATTGAATCTTTTGCTGAATAGTCGATGATTTCTCGAGACCTAATCGCTTCATCATAAAGGTAAATGAATCCTTCATTGTTAATGTTGCACTTGTTAAAATGACACTTTCTTTCTGCGCAAATAATTGGTCCTGCATAATGGTAGCAATCTCAATAGGCTCACTGTGTAAGAATACGGCATTTTTTGCTCCATATGCCTCAATTTCGATCCATTTTACAATGGATTCTTCTTCTGAAAGGAGTAGATGATCCAGTGAATGAATAACCTCTTCCATCCTTTCGATATACATCCGAATGTCTTCAGTCCATCTAGATGCTTCTTCTGAGGTTTCAGCTAAACTTATCCAGTTTTTACATTTGTGTAAGAACTGAATTAGATCTCGAAGATAAAAAGAAACTCTTCTGGTCATTTCTTGAACTGTACTCCAGGTTTGAGGGTTTTCTTGATCATTCTGGAATCGATATTGATAGCGTCCTACATCATTAAGTGAAATATGGGCATTATGCTGTTTAACGACATAGGAGAATAGAAAACGAAACAATTCATCCGACTCTTCTTTTGAATTTTGTACAAGCTCATCCCACTTTGTAATATCATGCTTTAAGGCCATCTCAGGATACGAAGATAATAGTCCATAAATCCAATCCCCTGCAGAATTCCCCCCCATCTCATTGAGTAAATACTGAATGGAGACATAGTCAATCTTTCTTCCAAAGTGTTTCGCAGCAGTTGCTTCTAGATGATGTGCCTCATCAATAATGAGCTTACTATACGATGCCAACAGGCTATAATTTTCACTGATATCCGTGCATAATAGCGAATGATTCGTAATTAATAAATCCGCTTTTTGTGCTTGTTTCCTTGCTCTTTGATAAAAGGAGCGAGAAAACCAAGGTGACTTAGGATCAATATAACCTTCAGCTTCAGCTGAGATTCTTCTCCAAAAAATATTCCCACTAGAAGGAAGCTGAATTTCATCAATATCTCCTGTGTCCGTTTCTGTTAGCCAAACCAAAAGCATAGCTTTCGTTAAGGTAATATCATAATTATCAGAAGTACCATGGTATAGTTCAAATTCAAATTTCTTCAAACTAATGTAGTGCTGTTTTCCTTTAAATAGGGCTGAAGTAAATGAAAAAGGAAGATTCTTATGAAGTAAGGGTACTTCCTTATCTAAGAGCTGAGACTGAAGATGTGTTGTATGTGTACTGATAACGACTCGATTTTGTTTTGTAACTGCTTCATAAACAGCTGGTAGCAAATAAGCTAATGACTTCCCGGTACCGGTTTCTGCTTCGATTAATGCATGCGATTCTGATTGGAAAGCATCATAAATGGTGGTGGCCATTGTTCGCTGACTACCACGTTCTTCATATCGCTCCATATTCTTTGATAGGCTTCCATCATTCCCTAAAAGATCGTCTAAATAGGGTTGAAAGCCTTCGACGTCTGGTGAGTTTCGCTGTTCTTCTTCACGAATTCGTTTTAGGGCAATACCACGAAATACTTCTAAGTCCTCTCTCTCTTGAATCGTAAAAGCTTTGGACTCCATCCAGTTGCTTAATAACTCATGAAGGTCGCTTTTTAACTTTCGATCAAGAGTTGAAAGCTGTTGTAAGGTTTCATAAGGGAGTTGTTTTGCTTTATGTATAAATTGTAGCAATATATTTGCTGTTACATAGGCATCAGCTAAAGCCCGATGTGGGTTTTCATGCGCTACATCTAAATATTCCGCTAGTTGAGCTAATTTATAACCAGGGGCTTGTGGAATCATTATTCTTCCAAGCTCTACGGTATCAATAACAGGAATATCTAGTGATTTTCCTGTTGTTTCTTGTATAGCGTGATTTAAAAAACCAAGATCAAACTGTACATGATGAGCGACAAAATACGCATCCTGACATAGGTGAACGATTTCATCGACAATCTCATCAAACAAGGGGGCATCTTGTACATCCTGATCTTCAATGCCAGTTAATTGAGAAATAAAAGAAGGTATAGGCTGTTCTGGATTTACCATGGAATGAAATTGGTGTACAATCTCACCATCTTCAATGGTAACCATTCCAACCTCAATTATTTTATCCCCTTTTTTTGGAGTATGTCCTGTTGTCTCTAAATCCACTACGACGAATTTCGGCATGTTTTCACCTTCTTTATTTTCGGGTGTAATGAAGGCAGGTATCCTTACTTCATTACTTCATTCTACCTTTTATAAGAAAAAAACTCCCAAATCAATGGGAGCTACTTAACGTTAATGGAGGTTCTTGTTCAATCATTTCTGTAATTTCATTATGCTCATTCATTAAAGCAACTTTTGGCTTAAATGATTGCAGCTCATCCTCATTTAACATAGCGTAAGAAACGATAATGACAATATCATCTGGTTGAACCAAACGTGCTGCTGCTCCATTTAAACAAATAACACCACTATGGCGTTCACCTGGAATCACATACGTTTCAAGACGCGCTCCATTATTATTATTCACGATTTGAACCTGTTCATGAGGTAAAATACCAACTTCATCTAAAATATGTTGATCTATAGTTATACTGCCAACGTAATTGAGATTTGCTTCCGTCACGCGGGCACGATGAATTTTGGATTTCATCATGGTGCGAAACATAATCGTTCCTCCTATACAATTGCTGTTGAAGGCTGACCATTTGAACCAAACACGATATTATCAATAAGGCGCGCGTGTTCAAATTGGACTGCGACAGCTAATATCATTTGTCTATTTATCGTTTCCACTTTTTCCAACTTTGGATACGTAAGACAATCAACATAATCTATTTTACCATGGGTGTGCTCCAGAATGAAACGGGAAACTTCCTCTATAACAACTTCTGGGTCCATTTCACCTTGTTCTACAAGCGTTTTACCAGCTAGTAGAGCTTTATAAATATTTGGGGCTTCCTGACGCTCTTGGTTGGATAAGTTAACATTACGACTG is a window encoding:
- the dinG gene encoding ATP-dependent DNA helicase DinG, whose translation is MPKFVVVDLETTGHTPKKGDKIIEVGMVTIEDGEIVHQFHSMVNPEQPIPSFISQLTGIEDQDVQDAPLFDEIVDEIVHLCQDAYFVAHHVQFDLGFLNHAIQETTGKSLDIPVIDTVELGRIMIPQAPGYKLAQLAEYLDVAHENPHRALADAYVTANILLQFIHKAKQLPYETLQQLSTLDRKLKSDLHELLSNWMESKAFTIQEREDLEVFRGIALKRIREEEQRNSPDVEGFQPYLDDLLGNDGSLSKNMERYEERGSQRTMATTIYDAFQSESHALIEAETGTGKSLAYLLPAVYEAVTKQNRVVISTHTTHLQSQLLDKEVPLLHKNLPFSFTSALFKGKQHYISLKKFEFELYHGTSDNYDITLTKAMLLVWLTETDTGDIDEIQLPSSGNIFWRRISAEAEGYIDPKSPWFSRSFYQRARKQAQKADLLITNHSLLCTDISENYSLLASYSKLIIDEAHHLEATAAKHFGRKIDYVSIQYLLNEMGGNSAGDWIYGLLSSYPEMALKHDITKWDELVQNSKEESDELFRFLFSYVVKQHNAHISLNDVGRYQYRFQNDQENPQTWSTVQEMTRRVSFYLRDLIQFLHKCKNWISLAETSEEASRWTEDIRMYIERMEEVIHSLDHLLLSEEESIVKWIEIEAYGAKNAVFLHSEPIEIATIMQDQLFAQKESVILTSATLTMKDSFTFMMKRLGLEKSSTIQQKIQSPFHYEDQVQLMIPNDFPNIKYGDQEDFIYATCEAIYSLATITKGRMLVLFTSYDMLKKTYSAMKEFIDQEEFILIAQGVSSGSRSRLKKNFQAFDQAILFGTSSFWEGVDIPGQDLTSVVIVRLPFQPPDHPVYKAKSDALKSQGKNAFMELSLPNAVIRFKQGFGRLIRSSQDRGIVMVCDDRIMKAKYGKYFIDSIPSIPVHFDSTHKLMEEARRWL
- a CDS encoding ComEC/Rec2 family competence protein, translating into MKKFMILLVLIIVLNSSQNIVDASKIDINGEEVLFVFFSLPDGEAMLIQTGHGENYLVNTGSKISEKILLEQMNNLGVKQLDSIIFTNQNKTTCGNATRLIKRYHVQQLIYSEDLSPMCTSEESTIQHAIWKKGEKHEVSPGLSFRVLPADTEDEMSLYIIYGKTSILYLASGRVEVEKDLINNGTIQAEILKVGDYARTQSPSIDLLEKVDPHVAMIYPLKGISPNEGLLERLNESWIDVYQLRKVGTTTIHCNLEDYDMHPK
- a CDS encoding DUF5590 domain-containing protein — protein: MQEKTDTFSESKEMAIKETPIEKVSTVYRYHGAARYDIVAGVEPNGEEGFAFVEKAKATEEQEQLNISYVSKQNTVSKDQILSQWRNNCQGCDFEKITPAIDNQKPLWEITYYDPQSRYVFDYYYMKNAKKYEQYRLKQ
- a CDS encoding YpmA family protein yields the protein MGDKIEVLSTTTVEYTKDLYKIVDSLNRTLKRDDLMFGLALDENDENKAIFTIYRT
- a CDS encoding pyridoxal phosphate-dependent aminotransferase, producing the protein MELAKRVQSLTPSSTLAITAMANALKAEGHDVIALGAGEPDFNTPEHILDAAEKAMREGQTNYTPSGGIPALKEAIVQKYQQDNQLTYDPKQVIVTTGAKHALYTLFQALLNPGDEVIVPAPYWVSYPEQIKLAEGTPVIVKASEDNDFKLTPEQIEETITDRTRAIIINSPSNPTGMLYSKEELQAIGEVCLRRNIMIISDEIYEKLIYGDESHTSMAQISNELKNQTVIINGVSKSHAMTGWRIGYAIGDEKLIKAMTNLASHSTSNPTTIAQYAALSAYTSSQDAVEEMKNAFSHRLEKLYEWISDIPGVECVKPKGAFYLFPNVQKAAKSNGFDSVDDWVKALLEEEKVALVPGSGFGAEENIRLSYATSLDQLEEAAIRIRRFIEKHQS
- the panD gene encoding aspartate 1-decarboxylase, which produces MFRTMMKSKIHRARVTEANLNYVGSITIDQHILDEVGILPHEQVQIVNNNNGARLETYVIPGERHSGVICLNGAAARLVQPDDIVIIVSYAMLNEDELQSFKPKVALMNEHNEITEMIEQEPPLTLSSSH